In Gossypium arboreum isolate Shixiya-1 chromosome 5, ASM2569848v2, whole genome shotgun sequence, a single genomic region encodes these proteins:
- the LOC108485146 gene encoding protein FD-like, producing MEEVWKDISLASLSDHPVDSILSTRTKNPNFPSMILLDFLATPINKEPPTPRTSGVSSNDTSSTEGPAPFVPGTILSLKFGFGSACRCTESADPIRPNLEVNARAGVPAALSFSFSHNSGFRGFGSPKAFPSFCTKRAPKSSENSNDRRRKRMMKNRESAARSRARKQAYTSELELEVAHLQEENAKLRRQQEKILATRDQVPKKNTLSRTSTAPF from the exons ATGGAGGAAGTGTGGAAAGATATTAGCCTGGCTTCTCTAAGTGACCACCCTGTTGATTCCATCCTCTCCACCAGAACCAAGAACCCGAACTTTCCAAGCATGATCCTTCTGGACTTTTTGGCTACACCCATCAATAAAGAACCTCCAACTCCAAGAACATCAGGTGTCTCCTCCAATGACACATCTTCTACTGAAGGACCTGCCCCTTTTGTCCCCGGCACAATATTGAGCTTGAAATTTGGGTTCGGGTCGGCCTGCCGATGCACAGAGAGTGCTGACCCCATAAGGCCAAACCTAGAGGTCAACGCTCGTGCCGGTGTTCCTGCGGctctatctttttctttttctcacaATTCTGGTTTTCGTGGTTTCGGTTCTCCTAAAGCTTTCCCTTCTTTTTGCACAAAAAGGGCTCCTAAAAGTAGCGAAAACTCCAACGATCGGCGGCGTAAACGCATGATGAAGAACAGAGAGTCAGCTGCTCGGTCTAGAGCTAGAAAACAG GCATACACTAGCGAGTTGGAGCTTGAAGTTGCTCATTTACAGGAAGAAAATGCTAAGCTTAGAAGGCAGCAAGAGAAG ATATTGGCAACTCGAGATCAGGTTCCAAAAAAGAATACTCTAAGTAGAACGTCAACAGCTCCATTCTGA